A region of Saccharococcus thermophilus DNA encodes the following proteins:
- a CDS encoding LCP family protein, whose translation MMEPRNTRRLVKKKKKKKKKIRLLLLMIFFLFIGSISVFGYNIYSATKKASEKIYQALGSSKRTQHIEIRKDPFTVLLVGVENQYHDEEGRSDVIMLLTVNPKTNKVYLLSIPRDTRVYIPTEGRKDKITHSYSHGGIESTIAAVNELIDVPIDYYITTDFDGFQKIVDSIGGITVDVPFTFKAQLTGSLKWHTFHKGKQKLNGNEALAYVRMRKSDPRGDFGRNEREKQAIKAIIEKSTSITSLTKLDDIISELGDHVRTNIPPSDLLSFIYFYQEMNKAHVENLHLKGYDDTINGVYYYIPDEESVSTITKTLQQALGEANTSLTKNDSAANTAASN comes from the coding sequence ATGATGGAACCACGAAATACAAGAAGATTAGTAAAAAAGAAAAAGAAGAAAAAGAAAAAAATCCGCCTACTTTTACTCATGATATTTTTCCTGTTCATCGGGTCAATAAGTGTGTTCGGATACAACATATATTCGGCAACAAAAAAAGCTTCAGAGAAAATATACCAGGCGCTCGGTTCGTCAAAACGCACTCAACACATTGAAATACGAAAAGACCCTTTCACCGTTTTATTGGTTGGGGTAGAAAATCAGTATCACGATGAAGAGGGCCGTTCAGATGTCATTATGCTTTTAACCGTAAACCCAAAAACAAACAAAGTTTATTTGTTAAGCATCCCTCGTGATACGCGCGTTTATATTCCTACAGAAGGCAGAAAAGATAAAATCACGCATTCCTACAGCCATGGTGGTATAGAGTCCACCATCGCTGCGGTCAACGAATTAATTGATGTCCCAATTGACTATTACATTACCACCGACTTCGATGGTTTCCAAAAAATTGTCGACTCCATTGGCGGAATCACAGTGGATGTTCCGTTTACGTTTAAAGCTCAGTTGACCGGCTCATTAAAATGGCACACCTTCCATAAAGGGAAACAAAAACTGAACGGAAATGAAGCACTTGCTTATGTACGAATGAGAAAATCCGACCCAAGAGGCGATTTTGGAAGAAACGAACGTGAGAAACAGGCAATCAAAGCAATCATTGAGAAAAGCACTTCTATCACTTCCTTGACGAAACTCGACGATATTATTTCAGAGTTAGGCGATCACGTGCGTACAAATATTCCGCCTTCCGATTTGTTATCTTTTATTTATTTTTACCAAGAAATGAATAAAGCGCATGTCGAAAATCTCCATCTAAAAGGCTACGATGACACGATCAACGGAGTATATTACTATATCCCAGACGAAGAATCTGTCAGCACCATTACAAAAACGTTGCAACAAGCGCTTGGCGAAGCAAACACTTCTTTGACTAAAAACGACTCAGCTGCCAATACTGCTGCGTCAAATTAA
- a CDS encoding O-antigen polymerase, with protein sequence MLYVLIWIIVLLISTALFRYVSGSLSIVQPNLVSIVYYYSLLVSSFIGSLFIVLGIDDYYMTKKLFRPEEYRVIGFAVVCFVMVFLPLSMLLVSRLCGFEAKKEFHRYLESPIKHITANRNEFFYLFLLLSGVSLLAIVYTIWKTPHVPIFALLKGHGHTSLAELRIEASRYFKGNVLFRNIFAISLTPLLSIIAYIFTVLTNEARWKLLFLVLFAAAVFINIYDLAKSPIFFYLIMFLLVRIYIGKTRLSSAKVLIYGLAGSILLIGMYVVIQGVNDVGAFLSYNKGPLGRILFAQITPTFLHLNLFGEALPFLHGRSLPTFITGLFDLENIRSARMVMAHVFPERIEDGTGGVLNTLFVAEAYANFGYLGIIIGTFYVGMIIQLLYICFIRLPKNPVFLSLFVYFSVNIPRTIVGGFTDFLFNPIWILLMVLFGGMVLFLRVKGDFMSFIRKRGILKN encoded by the coding sequence ATGTTATATGTGTTAATCTGGATTATTGTACTGTTGATATCGACGGCATTGTTTCGTTATGTTTCAGGAAGCCTTTCGATTGTCCAACCGAATCTTGTTTCCATTGTCTATTACTATTCATTGCTTGTCTCTAGCTTTATTGGTTCACTGTTTATTGTGTTGGGCATTGATGATTATTATATGACGAAGAAACTATTTAGGCCAGAAGAATATCGTGTGATTGGCTTTGCCGTTGTTTGTTTTGTGATGGTTTTCTTGCCGCTTTCGATGCTGTTGGTTTCCAGGTTATGCGGGTTTGAGGCAAAAAAGGAATTTCACCGTTATTTAGAAAGCCCGATTAAGCACATCACCGCTAATCGTAATGAGTTTTTTTATTTGTTTTTACTTCTTTCAGGCGTAAGCTTATTGGCGATTGTCTATACTATCTGGAAAACGCCTCATGTTCCGATTTTTGCATTATTAAAAGGGCATGGACATACCAGTTTAGCGGAATTGCGCATTGAAGCATCTCGCTATTTTAAGGGAAATGTACTGTTTCGTAATATTTTTGCGATTTCGTTAACTCCTCTTTTATCAATAATTGCTTATATTTTTACTGTATTGACGAATGAAGCGCGCTGGAAATTATTGTTTCTCGTGCTGTTTGCCGCAGCGGTGTTTATTAATATATATGATTTGGCAAAATCGCCTATTTTTTTCTACTTGATTATGTTTTTGCTTGTGCGTATTTACATCGGAAAAACGAGATTGTCTTCTGCCAAAGTATTAATATATGGACTGGCAGGAAGTATTTTGTTAATTGGAATGTATGTCGTCATTCAAGGTGTTAATGACGTAGGGGCATTTCTGTCATACAATAAAGGACCGCTTGGACGGATCCTTTTTGCCCAAATTACCCCAACCTTTTTGCATTTGAATTTATTTGGCGAAGCGCTTCCGTTTCTGCATGGAAGAAGTCTGCCTACGTTCATTACGGGCTTATTTGATTTAGAGAATATTCGTTCTGCGCGGATGGTAATGGCCCATGTATTTCCAGAGCGGATCGAGGATGGAACAGGCGGCGTGTTAAATACGCTCTTTGTCGCGGAAGCATATGCCAATTTTGGTTACTTAGGCATTATCATCGGCACGTTTTATGTGGGAATGATCATTCAACTTCTCTATATTTGCTTTATTCGTTTACCAAAAAATCCAGTTTTCCTTAGCTTGTTCGTCTATTTTTCAGTGAATATTCCGCGCACGATTGTCGGAGGTTTTACCGATTTTCTATTCAACCCAATTTGGATATTGCTTATGGTGTTGTTTGGCGGAATGGTATTATTCTTGCGCGTAAAAGGGGATTTCATGTCATTCATACGAAAGCGCGGCATACTTAAAAATTAA
- a CDS encoding glycosyltransferase, protein MKKVLVYYPFPLAAQRNSGSKLRPHEMYNAFCEWGAKEGIEVILISGTSAEREKQFCQLRNEGKLTNLLFCYMENQTIPLWLTDPGHKPQRPLVDWKVLRYLKERHVPVGVFYRDVYWKFDELYPLKGWKKKIMQTIYRWEERFYEKYCDVIFLPSLEMGKYVSIRRPMVDLPPGGKKKALPSKRHHDSTFQAIYVGGINNDDYGLPLLLDALEVVNRHQRFVHLTVVCRKDEYDALPVSKKERIQQLQAEVKHVSGEELDRLYAQMDFAFIPRIRSEYNDFSVPVKLVEYLSNGLPVVATSCLAQKRFIEADGYGIICDDNKHSMAEAIQTMMESLDGYRDNIAQTFVAKHSWVARVEKVKKTLMGEDE, encoded by the coding sequence ATGAAAAAGGTGCTTGTTTACTATCCTTTTCCGCTCGCTGCACAACGGAATAGCGGCTCGAAATTAAGGCCGCATGAAATGTACAACGCGTTTTGTGAATGGGGCGCAAAAGAGGGAATAGAAGTGATTCTTATTTCCGGAACCTCAGCGGAAAGAGAGAAGCAATTTTGTCAGCTCCGGAACGAAGGGAAGCTGACAAATCTTTTGTTTTGCTATATGGAGAATCAAACCATTCCTTTATGGTTGACCGATCCGGGACATAAACCGCAACGGCCATTGGTTGATTGGAAAGTGCTGCGCTATTTAAAGGAGCGCCATGTTCCTGTAGGGGTTTTTTATCGTGATGTGTATTGGAAATTTGATGAGCTCTACCCGCTTAAAGGGTGGAAGAAAAAGATCATGCAAACGATTTATCGGTGGGAAGAGCGGTTTTATGAAAAATATTGTGATGTCATTTTTTTGCCTAGTTTAGAAATGGGAAAATATGTTTCCATCCGGCGGCCAATGGTCGACTTGCCGCCTGGGGGAAAGAAAAAAGCGCTCCCTTCTAAACGGCATCATGACAGTACTTTCCAAGCAATTTATGTCGGCGGTATTAATAATGATGACTATGGATTGCCGTTGCTTCTTGACGCATTGGAAGTCGTCAACCGCCATCAACGTTTTGTCCATTTAACGGTCGTATGCCGTAAGGATGAATATGATGCTTTGCCTGTTTCGAAAAAAGAACGAATCCAACAGCTGCAAGCAGAGGTAAAGCATGTGAGCGGAGAAGAATTAGATCGCTTGTATGCACAGATGGATTTTGCTTTTATTCCAAGAATTCGCAGCGAATATAACGATTTTTCCGTACCTGTCAAGCTTGTCGAATATTTATCCAACGGACTGCCGGTGGTGGCAACGTCCTGCTTGGCGCAGAAGCGTTTTATTGAAGCGGATGGATACGGTATTATTTGTGATGATAATAAACATTCGATGGCGGAGGCCATTCAAACGATGATGGAATCGCTGGATGGATACCGTGACAATATTGCACAAACGTTTGTGGCAAAGCATTCATGGGTGGCAAGAGTAGAAAAAGTGAAAAAGACGTTAATGGGGGAAGACGAATGA
- the galU gene encoding UTP--glucose-1-phosphate uridylyltransferase GalU, translated as MIKKAVIPAAGLGTRFLPATKAQPKEMLPIVDKPTIQYIIEEAVHSGIEDIIIVTGRNKRAIEDHFDKSVELELLLERTGKHDMLKIVESISNLVDIHYVRQKEPLGLGHAVLCAKKFIGNEPFAVLLGDDIIDSDVPALRQMIEQYNEVQSSILGVKEVPRSEVNKYGIVDYAEQNGELFAVKGLVEKPAIEKAPSTQAIIGRYILTPTIFDMLEQVSPDSKGEIQLTDAIDRLLSKEKVYSYIIKGMRYDVGDKFGFLQASIDFALKRPDLKDKLQQYLKEKLKQL; from the coding sequence ATGATTAAAAAAGCAGTGATTCCGGCAGCAGGTCTTGGTACTCGTTTTTTACCAGCTACAAAAGCGCAGCCGAAAGAGATGCTGCCAATTGTTGATAAACCGACTATTCAATATATTATAGAAGAGGCTGTCCATTCAGGCATTGAAGACATCATCATTGTGACAGGGAGAAACAAACGGGCGATTGAAGACCATTTTGATAAATCTGTCGAGTTAGAATTGCTTTTGGAACGGACCGGAAAGCATGATATGCTGAAAATCGTTGAGTCGATTTCGAATTTAGTCGATATTCATTACGTTCGCCAAAAAGAACCGCTTGGTCTTGGACATGCTGTTTTATGTGCGAAGAAATTTATCGGTAACGAACCATTTGCCGTGCTTTTAGGAGACGACATTATTGATAGCGATGTTCCAGCATTGCGGCAAATGATTGAACAATATAATGAGGTGCAATCAAGCATTCTTGGCGTAAAAGAAGTACCGCGTTCGGAAGTAAACAAATATGGGATTGTCGACTATGCCGAACAAAATGGTGAATTGTTTGCGGTAAAAGGATTAGTAGAAAAGCCAGCCATCGAAAAAGCGCCGTCCACCCAAGCGATCATTGGCCGGTATATTTTAACCCCAACCATTTTTGATATGCTAGAACAAGTGTCTCCTGATTCGAAAGGGGAAATCCAGTTAACGGATGCGATTGACCGATTATTGTCCAAGGAAAAAGTATATTCCTACATTATTAAAGGGATGCGTTACGATGTGGGGGATAAGTTTGGATTTCTCCAAGCTTCCATCGATTTTGCGTTAAAGCGCCCGGATTTAAAAGATAAATTGCAACAATACTTAAAGGAAAAGCTGAAACAATTATGA
- the wecB gene encoding non-hydrolyzing UDP-N-acetylglucosamine 2-epimerase: MKIATILGARPQFIKAAPVSRVLRRKHTEIIIHTGQHYDANMSDIFFEELNIPKPDYHLGVGSGSHGKQTGEMLIKIEEILLKEKPDYVLVYGDTNSTLAGALVAAKLHIPVIHVEAGLRSFNKKMPEEINRIMTDHVSEFLFCPTDTAVENLKKENITRNVINIGDVMYDAVLYNKELAKQKSTILSDLGLESKQYHLITIHRAENTDDVQNMKNILEAFAQIEEMKVWPIHPRTKNKLAAYGLSVENIPNLKVIEPVGYLDMLTLESNAKKIITDSGGVQKEAYFMQVPCVTVREQTEWVETLETEANILVGTDVEKIVAAVKKEVHPVYSNVFGDGKAAEKIVEAIERA, translated from the coding sequence ATGAAAATCGCAACAATCTTAGGGGCAAGACCACAGTTTATTAAAGCGGCTCCAGTGTCGCGCGTATTGAGACGAAAACATACGGAGATTATTATTCATACTGGACAACATTATGATGCGAATATGTCTGATATTTTCTTTGAAGAGTTAAATATACCGAAGCCGGATTATCACCTTGGCGTCGGTTCTGGCAGTCACGGAAAGCAAACGGGAGAAATGTTAATCAAAATTGAAGAAATCTTGTTAAAAGAAAAGCCAGATTATGTGCTCGTGTATGGCGACACGAACTCAACGCTTGCCGGCGCGCTCGTGGCGGCAAAGCTGCATATTCCAGTCATTCACGTTGAAGCGGGATTACGCAGCTTTAACAAAAAAATGCCAGAAGAAATTAATCGTATTATGACGGACCACGTTTCTGAGTTTTTATTCTGCCCGACGGATACGGCCGTTGAAAACTTGAAAAAGGAAAACATCACGCGAAATGTCATCAATATTGGCGATGTGATGTATGACGCGGTGTTGTACAATAAAGAGCTGGCTAAACAAAAATCAACGATTCTCTCAGATCTTGGCTTAGAGTCAAAGCAATACCATCTTATTACGATTCATCGCGCCGAAAATACGGATGATGTCCAAAACATGAAAAATATTTTAGAAGCGTTTGCGCAAATTGAAGAGATGAAAGTCTGGCCAATTCATCCGCGTACGAAAAATAAGTTGGCGGCATACGGTTTAAGCGTGGAAAACATTCCAAACTTAAAAGTGATTGAACCTGTCGGATATCTTGACATGTTGACGCTTGAAAGCAACGCGAAGAAGATTATTACGGATTCAGGCGGTGTTCAAAAAGAAGCATACTTTATGCAAGTACCATGTGTTACGGTTCGCGAACAAACCGAGTGGGTGGAAACGCTTGAGACAGAAGCAAATATTCTTGTCGGTACGGATGTAGAAAAAATTGTTGCAGCGGTCAAGAAGGAAGTACATCCTGTGTACTCTAACGTATTTGGTGACGGCAAAGCCGCTGAGAAAATCGTTGAGGCTATTGAACGCGCATAA
- a CDS encoding glycosyltransferase: MKVLLLAPSKSIHTHKWALFYKENGIDVKVVTFKDHYSPENAKEVETIVLPKLLPGKLSYISSIFAIKKLLTSFQPDILHAHYVSSYGFVGALSNYHPFYVSVWGRDIYQFPQQNNMNKRIVEFALERADMICSTSHVMAMETKKYTNKHIEVTPFGVDLTKFKPLEKREKDVVTIGTVKALSDKYGIADLIKAFAIVHKSYPNTKLVIVGDGPQRQEYEELAERLGISGVTTFTGRVPNTDVPTYINKMDIFAVPSTEDSESFGVAAVEAMACGVPVVVSNVGGLPEVVKDGITGFVVPKESPEKLAEAFETLLRDPQLRAKMGENGVLHVKEHYNWIENAMKMLRLYKQTLNEV; encoded by the coding sequence ATGAAAGTATTGCTGTTGGCCCCGAGCAAATCGATTCACACCCATAAATGGGCATTGTTTTATAAAGAAAACGGCATCGATGTCAAAGTGGTCACTTTTAAAGACCATTATTCGCCAGAAAACGCGAAAGAAGTCGAAACAATAGTGTTACCGAAATTGTTACCCGGGAAATTATCCTATATTTCGAGCATATTCGCCATAAAAAAACTGTTGACATCGTTTCAACCTGACATTTTACATGCTCATTATGTGTCGAGTTATGGGTTTGTCGGTGCTCTTTCCAATTATCATCCATTTTATGTCTCCGTGTGGGGAAGAGATATTTATCAATTTCCGCAACAAAACAATATGAATAAACGTATTGTCGAGTTTGCTTTGGAGCGAGCAGATATGATTTGCTCGACGAGCCATGTCATGGCGATGGAAACGAAAAAATACACGAATAAGCATATTGAAGTAACTCCGTTTGGTGTTGATTTAACAAAGTTTAAACCGCTGGAAAAGCGCGAAAAAGACGTTGTCACAATCGGCACGGTCAAAGCGCTCTCCGACAAATACGGTATCGCTGATTTGATCAAAGCGTTTGCGATCGTTCATAAAAGTTATCCGAATACGAAATTAGTCATTGTCGGTGACGGTCCGCAGCGTCAAGAATACGAGGAATTGGCAGAAAGATTGGGGATTAGCGGTGTGACGACATTCACCGGACGAGTTCCGAATACAGACGTACCAACTTATATTAACAAAATGGACATTTTCGCTGTACCGTCAACGGAAGATAGCGAAAGTTTTGGCGTGGCAGCGGTAGAGGCAATGGCTTGCGGGGTTCCGGTAGTCGTATCCAATGTAGGGGGATTGCCGGAAGTGGTGAAAGACGGAATAACTGGATTCGTCGTACCGAAAGAGAGCCCGGAAAAGTTGGCGGAAGCGTTTGAAACACTTTTGCGTGACCCACAGTTACGCGCGAAAATGGGAGAAAACGGGGTTCTTCATGTGAAAGAACATTACAATTGGATTGAAAATGCAATGAAGATGCTTCGCTTATACAAGCAAACATTAAACGAGGTGTGA
- a CDS encoding glycosyltransferase family 4 protein, with protein MRIIYLCQHFPPETGAPQIRVYEVSKELIKRGHQVEVLTAFPHHPKGVIPEEYRGMFYLFEEWDGIPVHRTWIYPSPKGSFWKRLASYFSFTFSSFYSLFKSKPTDVIICNSPPLFLGITGYLGAKLKRAKFVFNVADIWPESAVELGILKNKAFIRMARWLELFLYKKSWKIAAATEGIRDYMIEQGKAPQDVFLLPNGVNTDVFKPLPKNQELLRELGLEDKVVFTYAGTMGYAQGLDSVLQAAALIKDEYPNVHFLFVGDGQEREKLIQLKEELRLDNVTFYGSVPVSKMPDIFSISDYSIVSLRNIDLFKGARPSKIFPAIATGTPVLYCGAGESAKILETYHCGRIAPPEQPEGIAAVIRELMQISEEEYRTMSENGRKLAVEEYSWSRIVDDLLKHLSE; from the coding sequence ATGAGAATCATTTATTTGTGCCAACACTTTCCACCTGAGACGGGCGCACCGCAAATTCGAGTATACGAAGTGAGCAAGGAACTGATCAAAAGAGGTCATCAAGTGGAAGTGTTGACGGCGTTTCCGCATCATCCGAAAGGAGTCATTCCAGAAGAATATCGCGGAATGTTTTATTTATTTGAAGAATGGGATGGTATTCCTGTTCACCGTACATGGATTTATCCGTCCCCAAAAGGGAGTTTTTGGAAAAGGCTGGCTTCTTACTTTTCTTTTACATTCAGCTCGTTTTATTCCCTTTTTAAATCGAAGCCGACAGATGTGATTATTTGCAACTCCCCGCCTTTGTTTTTAGGAATTACCGGCTATCTTGGGGCAAAGCTAAAAAGGGCAAAATTTGTATTTAATGTCGCCGATATTTGGCCGGAATCCGCGGTAGAGCTAGGAATTTTGAAAAATAAAGCATTTATCCGGATGGCAAGATGGCTTGAGTTGTTTTTATACAAAAAGTCATGGAAAATCGCAGCAGCGACAGAAGGCATTCGTGATTATATGATTGAACAAGGGAAAGCGCCGCAGGATGTCTTTTTATTGCCAAACGGGGTAAACACAGATGTATTCAAACCTTTGCCAAAAAATCAAGAGCTATTAAGGGAGTTAGGATTAGAAGACAAAGTGGTGTTTACTTATGCCGGAACGATGGGATATGCACAAGGATTGGACTCTGTTTTGCAGGCGGCCGCTTTAATTAAAGACGAATATCCAAATGTTCACTTTCTCTTTGTCGGCGATGGCCAGGAGCGGGAAAAGCTAATCCAGTTAAAAGAAGAGCTGCGTCTTGATAATGTTACGTTTTACGGTTCCGTGCCTGTATCGAAAATGCCTGACATTTTTTCCATATCGGATTACAGTATTGTGTCGCTGCGTAATATTGATTTATTTAAAGGGGCGCGGCCATCCAAAATTTTTCCGGCTATCGCTACAGGAACGCCGGTTCTTTATTGTGGAGCCGGAGAGAGCGCCAAAATTTTGGAAACGTATCACTGTGGGAGAATCGCACCTCCAGAGCAACCAGAAGGAATTGCTGCCGTCATACGGGAGCTAATGCAAATTTCCGAAGAGGAATACCGTACTATGTCGGAAAATGGAAGAAAATTGGCGGTAGAGGAATATTCGTGGAGTCGTATTGTCGATGATTTATTAAAACATCTTTCCGAATAA
- a CDS encoding asparagine synthase family protein, with protein sequence MKPVHVNIKNSSVWKKYELAEAELYFAGYCYYNGKRLDNINELFNGFEPRQLEALTGDFAFIYLKDSEAIAAVDRKRSIPIFYYYDQANEQWIFTDKISEPLSPLDDTSIVEMLLTGYVANERTLLRGVYQIEAGQLVQVKNKNLKKERYFSFFHSPVNIDLQTASEELQQVFQSVFSRLYERVKNKNIVIPLSGGYDSRIIALMLKEFGLENIQAFTYGNINNPEAQVSKSIAERLGLKWTIYPYTREAWKAWYSSEEWEDYVKYAANYAAIPHLQDWPAVKQFILQNEHDFSVFIPGHSGDFIAGSHLSYELTLDKKYELKDITQEVMKKHHRLWMTDDEKALNSVKEEIVAAIKDFPYETKEEASALFEYWDWKERQGKFIINSVRVYEYYGQSWEIPLWDDEIVQFFLKIPVHLRYKKYLYNYTLYKMFPDYFHEPKMPGHQNVSLKQKYGILYPFLKKIYNKKRVLLQYYQDPMEWFGIQGNYLNYLKNLSFKVNGTHYYNPYNINSFLVKDYIKNVKG encoded by the coding sequence TTGAAACCTGTTCATGTAAATATAAAAAACTCATCTGTTTGGAAAAAATACGAGTTGGCCGAAGCAGAACTTTATTTTGCGGGTTATTGTTATTACAACGGAAAGAGATTGGACAATATTAACGAATTATTTAATGGATTTGAACCAAGGCAACTGGAAGCATTAACAGGAGATTTTGCATTTATTTACTTAAAGGATTCTGAAGCAATCGCCGCAGTAGATAGAAAAAGAAGTATTCCTATTTTTTATTATTATGATCAGGCGAATGAACAATGGATTTTTACAGATAAAATATCGGAGCCTTTGTCTCCTTTAGATGATACTTCCATTGTGGAAATGCTTTTAACCGGTTATGTGGCAAATGAAAGAACATTGCTTCGAGGAGTTTATCAAATCGAAGCTGGCCAACTTGTACAAGTGAAAAATAAAAATTTAAAAAAGGAACGATATTTTTCCTTTTTCCATAGCCCAGTTAACATAGATCTACAAACGGCATCCGAAGAGTTACAGCAAGTTTTTCAAAGTGTATTCTCAAGATTATATGAACGGGTCAAAAATAAGAATATTGTAATCCCTTTAAGTGGAGGATATGATTCTCGAATTATTGCCTTAATGCTTAAGGAATTTGGGCTTGAAAATATTCAAGCATTTACTTACGGAAATATCAATAATCCTGAAGCTCAAGTAAGTAAAAGCATTGCTGAAAGACTTGGTTTGAAATGGACGATATATCCGTATACACGAGAAGCATGGAAGGCATGGTATAGCTCAGAAGAGTGGGAAGACTATGTGAAATATGCCGCGAATTATGCGGCGATTCCTCATTTACAAGATTGGCCTGCGGTTAAACAATTCATTTTACAAAACGAACATGATTTTTCAGTGTTTATTCCGGGACATTCAGGAGATTTTATAGCTGGGAGCCATCTTTCTTATGAGTTAACATTGGACAAAAAATATGAGTTAAAGGACATCACTCAAGAAGTTATGAAAAAACATCATCGTTTGTGGATGACAGATGATGAGAAAGCGCTAAATTCCGTGAAGGAAGAAATCGTTGCTGCGATTAAGGACTTTCCTTACGAGACGAAAGAAGAAGCTAGTGCATTATTTGAATATTGGGATTGGAAGGAACGTCAAGGAAAATTTATTATCAATTCAGTGAGAGTGTATGAATACTATGGACAATCTTGGGAAATCCCTCTTTGGGATGATGAGATCGTTCAATTTTTCCTTAAGATTCCTGTTCATCTTCGTTATAAAAAATATTTGTATAATTACACGCTTTATAAAATGTTCCCTGATTACTTTCATGAGCCGAAAATGCCTGGGCATCAAAACGTGTCCTTAAAGCAGAAATACGGTATCCTTTATCCTTTTTTGAAAAAAATATATAATAAGAAAAGGGTTTTGTTGCAATATTATCAAGACCCGATGGAGTGGTTTGGAATCCAAGGCAACTATCTAAATTATTTAAAGAATTTATCCTTTAAAGTTAATGGTACTCACTACTATAATCCATACAATATTAATTCTTTTTTGGTAAAAGACTATATCAAAAATGTAAAGGGTTGA
- a CDS encoding YigZ family protein gives MLQKYYTVKGYGENEIVIEKSRFICYINRATTEEEAVQFIQQIKKKHWDATHNCSAYIIGEHDQIQKANDDGEPSGTAGIPMLEVLKKKGLKDTVAVVTRYFGGIKLGAGGLVRAYGKSVSEGLKAAGIVERRLMRIMHVVIDYTWLGKVENELRSSVYTIKDIHYAENVELEIFVEEANKQLFVEWMTELTNGRAEIKEGNTEYLEELIEI, from the coding sequence TTGTTACAAAAATATTACACTGTAAAAGGATACGGGGAAAATGAAATAGTTATTGAAAAATCCCGTTTTATCTGCTATATCAATAGAGCAACGACGGAAGAAGAAGCCGTTCAGTTTATTCAACAAATCAAAAAAAAGCATTGGGATGCGACCCATAACTGTTCCGCTTATATTATCGGCGAGCACGATCAGATTCAAAAAGCGAATGACGATGGTGAACCGAGTGGAACGGCGGGCATTCCAATGCTCGAGGTGCTGAAGAAAAAAGGGCTAAAGGACACGGTTGCCGTCGTCACCCGCTATTTTGGCGGCATTAAGCTCGGAGCCGGTGGCCTTGTCCGCGCGTATGGAAAATCCGTCTCCGAAGGCCTGAAAGCAGCGGGCATTGTCGAACGCCGCCTTATGCGCATCATGCATGTGGTCATTGACTACACATGGCTTGGAAAAGTGGAAAATGAATTGCGTTCCTCGGTGTATACTATAAAAGATATCCATTATGCTGAAAATGTGGAACTAGAAATTTTTGTAGAAGAAGCAAACAAGCAACTGTTTGTGGAATGGATGACAGAACTCACCAATGGAAGAGCGGAAATAAAAGAAGGCAACACGGAGTATTTAGAGGAATTAATCGAAATATAA